Proteins encoded in a region of the Verrucomicrobiia bacterium genome:
- a CDS encoding glucoamylase family protein: MQVRPPPEEPPLRGEVFSLEQLVQHAKTLAENHPVVTRRGANRLLARLGENEQVLSTYNRATQAVDQSRRVTHAAEWLLDNFYLIEEQIQMARRHLPRGYSRELPRLISGPSARLPRVYDLVLELISHVDAQIDAGPLRAFIAAYQTVSTLKLGELWAIPIMLRLALIENLRRVTSRLTIGRQERNLADFWVERLQEMSKENPAHLVVVVAEMAQSTLPLSSAFVAEFSQRLSRQSPAMHLARTWLEQRLTEQGLSIEQLVHLESQNQAADQVSVSHTINSLRFLGALDWREFVEAMSPVDQMLRLDPSGVYGKMDFFTRDRYRHSVETISRYSKLAESELARQAVQLAEAGAREKGFQDRSAHVGFYLIDKGLAALEKAADMREPWRTAFERRIRSFPLAFYTGGVFLLTAVGSLGLMRQAQALEMQWWKLLFFSLVFLLCSSQLAVALMNWLSTLLVKPRLLPRLDFSTGIAAECATMVVVPTMLTNALAVDRLIESLEIHYLANRDQNLRFGLLTDYQDAAEESCPQDASLLQRVCSGVEMLNAKYQSDRSNIFFLFHRPRRWNKTEGRWMGYERKRGKLTEFNALLRGGSRDRFAQIVGDTTILPAIKFVITLDTDTQLPRDAARQLAGTMAHPLNRPQFDPAKGVVTEGYGILQPRVGVSLPCAGRSWFVKLFAGDVGIDPYTRAVSDVYQDVFQEGSFIGKGIYDVDVFQQAVAGRFPENTVLSHDLIESCHARSGLVSDVELYEEYPTRYNTEANRRHRWIRGDWQIAQWLLPRVPGPDARRVANPLSGLSQWKILDNLRRSLVPAGLLLLLLGSWILVPGLGSIGPVLALLIITLPACLSGIVEVFRKRREVSLGLHARGLAGVFGRQLGQAFLTFVFLPYDAFISLDAVVRTLVRLVFTRKRLLEWQTAGEAEHAARSDLLEFYSTMWIGPAVSVACAAFLGWLQPGQLPFAALILGLWLASPLIAWRISQPIEPSSAPELKPRQVAFLRRRARKTWRFFETFITAQENWLPPDNFQEEPEPVLASRTSPTNMGLALLAYLAARDFGYLSVGQLLRRTEDALSAMQRLERHRGHFFNWYDTRTLKPLLPLYVSSVDSGNLAGHLLTLGPGLAELNNQPILAPQVFVGLSDTVGILQELAVRNPDLEHLKTDLAQPPETLSAGVDLLRRTAERAARWAAALKRGTGEEVKWWVASLERSCREHLEDVLFLAPWLSLASGSGAQIPHKAESGQIGATLPAKLAALDLAPSLRQVAELDETLCPLLEKALQTHSAKPASDGNLEEAAQLNPWLRCLQEASRRARQRILTLETLERQTAAMAEMDFSFLFDPVRKLFSIGFNVSERRSDASYYDLLASEARLCSYAAIAQGQVSQDHWFSLGRLLVEVGGDPVLASWSGSMFEYLMPLLVMPDYENTLLGQTCIGAVRQQIQYGRLRGIPWGVSESGYNRTDAHLNYQYRAFGVPGLGLKRGLSEDLVIAPYATVMALMVAPREACDNLEQLALDGREGTYGFYEAVDYTPSRLPPGQSSVTIRSFMAHHQGMSLLALAHRMLDRPMQRRFLSCPAFRAADLLLQERVPNTTAKVLSTEYELVESRRFGGDGEGLMRVFTDPDLHAPEVHLLSNGRYHVMVSSAGGGYSRWRDLAVTRWREDATRDCWGTFIYLRDVATGEFWSAAHQPCRPATKRYEAIFTQARAEFRQHYASLEIHTEISVSPEDDIELRRVILTNHSHAQRIIELTSYSEVVLAASAADASHPAFSNLFVQTEFVGLRPAVLCTRRPRAEGEKPPWFFSILVGQDGEPGEVSCETDRARFIGRGRTLAEPAALQTISPLSNTVGSVLDPIASLRRTVTLTPHGTTRVDLIMGMAESREAALGLVEKYYNPRMADRALDLAWTHSQVTLRHINASEADAQLYARLAGALVYANPARRAASGVLLNNRRGQSGLWGYGISGDLPIVLLRVSDPARLDLLQQLLQAHSYWRMKGLPVDLVILNEDVSVYRQPLHDQILSLIASGIEAQVLDKSGGIFVRRLDQVSSEDRVLLQSVARLVLADENGTLREQLEQPAAVEPKAPVLTPNHYPVRASPKPLPPRELIFHNGLGGFTPDGREYVITLSADQATPAPWVNVLANPYFGTVISENGSAYTWVENCHEFRLTPWNNDPISDSTGEAFYIRDEQTGQFWSPTPSPARGTTPYVIRHGFGYCVFEHTEHGIASELTVYVAMDAPVKFAAFKLRNVSGRPRQISLTGYWEWVLGELRHKTSLHVQTEVETKTGALLARNPFNTEFAERIAFVDASDSKRTFTGDRREFLGRNGSLSDPRALKRTRLSGKTGAGLDPCGAVQVTFDLAPGQQRETSFRLGVGRNIADVQTLVRRFHSAEASRGALEGVWQYWNRTLGAVQVETPDLSVNVLANGWLLYQTLSSRLWARTGFYQSGGAFGFRDQLQDVTALVYAEPALTREHLLRAAAHQFREGDVQHWWHPTAGRGVRTHFSDDFLWLPYAACRYIACVADTGVLDELVPFLEGRPLKAEEESYYDLPQRSEESATLYQHCVRAIEHGLTFGPHGLPLMGCGDWNDGMNLVGKDGRGESVWLAFFLYDVLMRFGDLARQRNDTPFAERCLAQARQLQQNIEQHAWDGQWYRRAYFDNGEPLGSHMNPECQIDSLSQSWAVISRAANPQRASQAMEAVSERLVRREAGLIQLFDPPFDHSSLNPGYIKAYIPGVRENGGQYTHGAVWAIMAFALMGDTDRAWDLFALLNPLHHGATASQIATYKVEPYVVAADVYSVAPHTGRGGWTWYTGSAGWMYRLLLETLLGVNLEGNQLRLTPSLPKAWNTFSVHYRYRQTQYHIRITRTPGAFAGNCRLWLDGQALPGNTFPLLDDYQEHSVEMRIAKG, from the coding sequence GTGCAGGTGCGCCCTCCGCCAGAGGAACCGCCGCTGCGGGGAGAAGTCTTCAGCCTCGAACAACTCGTCCAGCACGCCAAGACCCTGGCCGAGAATCATCCCGTCGTCACCCGGCGAGGAGCCAACCGGTTGCTGGCGCGGCTAGGTGAAAATGAGCAGGTTTTAAGCACCTACAATCGGGCGACCCAGGCCGTGGACCAATCCCGGCGCGTTACCCACGCGGCTGAATGGCTGCTCGATAATTTTTACCTGATCGAAGAGCAAATCCAGATGGCTCGAAGACATTTGCCCCGCGGGTACAGCCGGGAGTTGCCGCGCCTCATTTCGGGTCCTTCGGCCAGGTTGCCGCGGGTCTACGACCTGGTGCTCGAACTGATTTCGCATGTCGATGCTCAGATTGATGCCGGACCGCTGCGCGCCTTCATCGCGGCCTATCAAACCGTATCGACCTTGAAACTGGGCGAGCTGTGGGCCATTCCCATCATGCTCCGGCTGGCCTTGATTGAGAATTTGCGGCGGGTCACCTCGCGCCTGACGATCGGCCGGCAGGAGCGCAATCTCGCCGACTTCTGGGTTGAGCGCCTGCAGGAAATGTCCAAGGAGAATCCCGCGCACCTCGTCGTCGTGGTGGCCGAGATGGCGCAGTCCACGCTGCCTTTGTCGAGCGCCTTCGTGGCGGAGTTTTCGCAACGCTTGTCGCGCCAAAGCCCGGCGATGCACCTGGCGCGGACCTGGCTGGAGCAGCGGCTTACTGAGCAAGGGCTCTCCATAGAACAACTGGTCCATCTGGAGAGTCAGAATCAGGCCGCCGACCAGGTCTCCGTGAGCCACACGATCAACAGTCTGCGCTTTCTAGGCGCCCTCGACTGGCGCGAGTTTGTGGAGGCCATGAGCCCGGTCGATCAGATGCTCCGCCTCGATCCCTCAGGGGTTTACGGGAAGATGGATTTCTTCACCCGCGACCGCTACCGCCATTCCGTCGAGACCATTTCCCGCTACAGCAAACTCGCTGAATCGGAGCTGGCGCGCCAGGCCGTCCAACTGGCCGAAGCCGGTGCGCGGGAAAAGGGCTTTCAAGACCGGAGTGCTCATGTGGGTTTTTACTTGATCGACAAAGGCCTGGCAGCGCTGGAAAAAGCGGCCGACATGCGAGAGCCCTGGCGGACCGCCTTCGAACGGCGTATCCGGTCCTTTCCGCTGGCGTTCTATACAGGCGGAGTTTTCCTGCTCACGGCGGTGGGGAGTCTGGGACTAATGCGCCAGGCGCAAGCGCTCGAGATGCAGTGGTGGAAGCTGCTATTCTTCAGCCTCGTATTCCTGCTCTGTTCCAGCCAATTAGCCGTGGCGTTGATGAATTGGCTTTCCACCCTGCTGGTCAAACCGCGCCTGCTGCCGCGTTTGGATTTCTCGACCGGCATCGCGGCGGAGTGCGCCACCATGGTGGTCGTGCCGACGATGCTGACGAACGCCCTGGCGGTCGACCGGCTCATCGAGAGTTTGGAGATTCACTACCTGGCCAATCGCGACCAGAATTTGCGCTTTGGGTTGCTGACTGATTATCAGGACGCAGCGGAGGAGAGCTGTCCGCAAGACGCCTCGTTGCTCCAGCGGGTTTGCTCGGGTGTCGAAATGCTCAACGCCAAATACCAATCCGACCGGTCTAACATTTTCTTCCTCTTCCACCGGCCACGCCGCTGGAACAAAACCGAAGGTCGCTGGATGGGTTATGAGCGCAAGCGGGGCAAGCTGACTGAGTTCAATGCCCTGCTCCGCGGCGGCTCCCGAGACCGCTTTGCCCAAATCGTCGGCGATACCACGATCCTGCCAGCCATCAAATTCGTTATTACGCTCGACACCGATACCCAGCTTCCCCGCGATGCCGCCCGGCAGCTCGCTGGAACGATGGCGCATCCGCTGAACCGACCCCAGTTCGATCCCGCGAAGGGCGTGGTAACCGAAGGTTACGGCATCCTGCAGCCGCGGGTGGGAGTGAGCCTGCCCTGTGCCGGACGTTCCTGGTTTGTCAAACTGTTCGCCGGCGACGTTGGGATCGACCCATACACGCGGGCGGTTTCAGACGTTTACCAGGATGTTTTTCAGGAAGGATCGTTTATTGGCAAGGGGATCTATGACGTGGATGTATTCCAACAGGCCGTCGCCGGCCGTTTCCCCGAAAACACCGTTCTTAGCCATGATTTGATCGAGTCCTGCCATGCTCGCTCAGGGCTGGTCAGCGACGTGGAGTTGTACGAAGAATATCCCACCCGTTACAACACGGAGGCCAATCGGCGGCATCGCTGGATTCGCGGTGATTGGCAAATCGCCCAGTGGCTGTTGCCCCGTGTTCCTGGGCCGGATGCCCGCCGCGTCGCTAACCCCCTGTCCGGCTTGTCGCAATGGAAGATCCTGGACAATCTCCGGCGCAGCCTTGTCCCTGCCGGCTTGCTGCTGCTGCTGCTCGGCAGTTGGATACTGGTCCCGGGCCTCGGTTCGATCGGCCCCGTGTTGGCCCTGTTGATCATCACCCTGCCAGCCTGCTTGTCGGGGATCGTCGAAGTGTTTCGCAAGCGGCGGGAAGTATCGCTTGGGCTGCACGCGCGCGGGCTGGCTGGGGTGTTCGGGCGCCAGCTTGGCCAGGCCTTTCTCACATTCGTCTTCCTGCCCTACGACGCGTTCATCAGCCTGGATGCCGTGGTTCGCACGCTGGTGCGATTGGTGTTTACGCGCAAACGTCTGTTGGAATGGCAAACCGCCGGCGAGGCCGAACACGCCGCCCGCAGCGATCTCTTGGAGTTCTATTCGACTATGTGGATCGGCCCGGCCGTCAGCGTCGCCTGCGCCGCTTTCCTGGGTTGGCTGCAGCCCGGGCAATTGCCGTTCGCCGCGCTCATCCTGGGTCTTTGGCTGGCTTCTCCCTTGATCGCCTGGCGTATCAGCCAGCCGATCGAGCCTTCGTCGGCGCCGGAGCTAAAGCCCAGGCAAGTGGCCTTCCTTCGGCGAAGGGCCCGCAAGACATGGCGTTTCTTTGAAACGTTCATTACCGCACAAGAAAACTGGCTGCCCCCGGATAATTTCCAGGAAGAGCCCGAGCCGGTTCTGGCTTCTCGCACGTCTCCGACCAACATGGGATTGGCCCTGCTGGCCTACCTGGCGGCGCGCGACTTCGGCTATCTGTCAGTGGGTCAACTCCTGCGGAGGACGGAGGATGCCCTCAGTGCCATGCAACGCCTCGAACGACACCGTGGTCACTTCTTCAATTGGTATGATACCCGTACCCTCAAGCCCCTGCTTCCGCTCTATGTTTCCAGCGTGGACAGCGGTAATCTCGCAGGGCATTTATTGACCTTGGGTCCTGGACTGGCGGAGTTAAACAACCAACCCATCCTCGCACCTCAAGTTTTTGTTGGTCTCTCCGACACGGTGGGCATACTCCAGGAACTGGCCGTCCGAAATCCAGACCTGGAGCATCTCAAGACGGATCTGGCGCAGCCGCCGGAAACCCTCAGCGCCGGAGTTGACTTGCTGCGGCGGACGGCCGAGCGGGCCGCCAGATGGGCGGCTGCGCTCAAGCGGGGAACTGGAGAGGAAGTGAAATGGTGGGTCGCATCTCTCGAACGAAGCTGCCGCGAGCATCTGGAAGATGTGCTGTTCCTGGCGCCGTGGTTGAGCTTGGCGTCCGGGTCTGGAGCGCAGATTCCTCACAAAGCCGAATCGGGCCAAATTGGTGCTACGCTCCCGGCGAAGCTCGCCGCGCTCGATCTGGCGCCCAGTTTGCGCCAGGTGGCAGAATTGGATGAAACACTTTGTCCACTGCTCGAAAAGGCGTTGCAAACCCATAGCGCCAAGCCTGCCTCAGACGGGAACCTGGAAGAGGCGGCGCAGCTTAACCCATGGTTGCGCTGTCTCCAGGAAGCCAGCCGCCGCGCCCGCCAGCGCATCCTGACACTGGAAACCTTGGAGAGGCAAACCGCCGCGATGGCCGAGATGGACTTCAGCTTTTTGTTCGATCCGGTGCGCAAGCTCTTCTCGATCGGCTTCAATGTTAGCGAACGCCGCAGTGACGCCAGCTATTATGATCTGCTGGCGTCGGAGGCTCGTTTATGCAGCTATGCTGCCATTGCGCAAGGGCAGGTTTCGCAGGACCACTGGTTTTCCTTGGGCCGCTTGCTGGTGGAGGTCGGGGGCGATCCGGTGTTGGCCTCGTGGAGCGGGTCAATGTTTGAGTATTTGATGCCGCTGCTGGTGATGCCCGACTATGAAAACACACTGCTGGGTCAAACGTGTATCGGGGCCGTCCGGCAGCAGATCCAGTACGGGCGGCTGCGGGGCATTCCTTGGGGTGTTTCCGAATCTGGCTACAATCGAACCGACGCTCACTTGAATTATCAGTACCGCGCCTTTGGGGTGCCGGGCCTGGGTTTGAAGCGCGGCTTGAGCGAGGATCTGGTGATCGCCCCTTATGCGACGGTGATGGCACTGATGGTAGCGCCGCGGGAGGCCTGCGACAACCTTGAACAACTCGCCCTGGATGGCCGCGAGGGAACCTACGGATTTTACGAGGCGGTGGATTATACTCCCTCGCGCTTGCCCCCGGGCCAGTCCAGCGTCACCATCCGCTCGTTTATGGCCCATCACCAAGGGATGAGCCTGCTGGCCCTGGCGCATCGTATGCTGGATCGTCCCATGCAACGGCGCTTCCTGTCGTGCCCTGCTTTCCGGGCCGCTGACTTGCTCTTGCAGGAACGGGTCCCCAACACCACCGCCAAGGTGCTCTCCACCGAGTATGAATTGGTCGAATCGCGCAGGTTTGGCGGCGATGGCGAGGGCCTCATGCGCGTCTTCACCGACCCCGATCTGCACGCGCCCGAAGTCCACCTCTTGTCCAACGGCCGCTATCACGTGATGGTCAGCAGTGCTGGCGGCGGTTATAGCCGCTGGCGGGACCTCGCCGTCACCCGTTGGCGTGAGGATGCCACTCGCGATTGCTGGGGCACTTTTATCTATTTGCGCGATGTGGCCACGGGCGAATTCTGGTCCGCCGCTCACCAGCCGTGCCGGCCCGCCACCAAACGCTATGAGGCCATCTTCACCCAAGCGCGCGCCGAATTCCGCCAGCACTACGCCAGCCTGGAAATCCATACCGAAATCAGTGTCTCTCCCGAAGACGACATCGAGTTGCGCCGCGTGATTCTCACCAACCATTCACACGCCCAGCGCATTATCGAACTAACCAGCTATTCCGAGGTGGTGCTCGCTGCCTCGGCTGCGGACGCGTCTCATCCGGCCTTCAGCAACCTGTTCGTGCAAACTGAGTTCGTGGGGCTCCGTCCGGCAGTTCTTTGCACCCGCCGCCCCCGCGCGGAAGGGGAAAAGCCGCCCTGGTTCTTTAGCATCCTGGTAGGTCAGGATGGCGAGCCGGGCGAGGTCTCCTGCGAAACCGACCGTGCCAGGTTCATAGGCAGAGGCAGGACCTTGGCCGAGCCAGCCGCTTTGCAGACGATTTCGCCGCTGTCTAACACCGTCGGTTCTGTTCTGGACCCCATCGCCTCGTTACGGCGCACGGTGACATTAACGCCCCACGGGACCACGCGCGTCGATCTGATCATGGGCATGGCCGAGAGCCGGGAGGCGGCGCTGGGGCTGGTGGAAAAATACTACAACCCCCGCATGGCTGATCGGGCCCTCGACCTCGCCTGGACCCACAGTCAGGTCACCCTCCGCCACATCAATGCCTCCGAAGCCGATGCGCAACTCTATGCTCGGTTGGCCGGTGCCTTGGTTTATGCCAATCCCGCTCGCCGCGCCGCTTCCGGCGTGTTGCTGAATAACCGCCGCGGGCAAAGCGGACTTTGGGGCTACGGCATCTCCGGTGACCTGCCGATCGTCCTACTCCGCGTCAGCGACCCCGCGCGGCTTGACCTCCTCCAGCAACTTCTCCAGGCCCACTCCTACTGGCGGATGAAAGGGTTGCCGGTCGATCTGGTGATTCTGAATGAAGACGTTTCGGTGTATCGCCAGCCCTTGCACGACCAAATTCTTAGCCTGATTGCCTCTGGCATCGAAGCCCAAGTGCTCGATAAGTCGGGTGGCATCTTTGTCCGACGCCTGGATCAGGTCTCGAGCGAAGACCGTGTGCTACTTCAATCAGTCGCGCGCCTCGTGCTGGCCGACGAGAACGGAACACTGCGAGAACAGTTGGAACAGCCGGCGGCCGTCGAACCGAAGGCCCCGGTCCTCACGCCAAATCATTACCCGGTCCGCGCTTCGCCTAAGCCGCTCCCGCCGCGAGAATTGATTTTTCATAACGGCCTGGGTGGCTTCACCCCGGACGGACGAGAATACGTCATTACGCTGTCAGCCGACCAGGCAACCCCCGCGCCCTGGGTGAATGTCCTGGCCAATCCCTACTTCGGAACGGTTATTTCGGAGAACGGCAGCGCTTACACCTGGGTTGAAAATTGCCACGAGTTTCGCTTGACGCCCTGGAATAATGATCCCATCAGCGATTCTACGGGTGAAGCCTTCTACATTCGGGATGAGCAGACCGGACAATTCTGGTCACCGACCCCGTCGCCTGCCCGCGGCACAACACCCTACGTTATCCGCCACGGCTTCGGTTATTGCGTGTTTGAACACACCGAACACGGCATCGCCTCCGAGTTGACCGTTTACGTGGCGATGGACGCGCCAGTGAAGTTCGCGGCTTTTAAACTGCGCAATGTTTCCGGCCGGCCACGCCAGATCTCGCTTACCGGCTACTGGGAATGGGTTCTGGGAGAACTTCGCCACAAGACCTCGCTGCACGTGCAGACCGAGGTGGAAACGAAAACCGGCGCCTTGCTGGCACGCAATCCTTTCAATACGGAGTTCGCCGAACGGATCGCCTTCGTGGACGCCAGTGATTCGAAGCGAACCTTCACCGGCGATCGGAGGGAATTTCTTGGTCGAAACGGCAGCCTCTCCGACCCCAGAGCCCTGAAGCGGACACGGCTTTCAGGAAAAACCGGAGCGGGGTTGGACCCTTGCGGCGCGGTGCAAGTGACTTTTGATTTGGCCCCCGGACAGCAACGGGAAACCAGCTTCCGGCTTGGGGTGGGCCGGAACATCGCTGACGTGCAAACACTGGTTCGCCGATTCCACTCAGCGGAGGCCAGCCGCGGCGCCCTCGAAGGCGTTTGGCAATATTGGAACCGAACACTCGGCGCAGTGCAGGTTGAAACCCCGGACCTTTCCGTGAACGTGCTGGCCAACGGGTGGCTGCTGTATCAGACCTTGAGCAGCCGCCTGTGGGCCCGAACCGGGTTTTATCAATCGGGGGGAGCATTTGGTTTCCGCGACCAATTGCAGGATGTCACGGCGCTGGTTTATGCCGAGCCGGCCCTCACCCGCGAACATCTCTTGCGCGCGGCGGCGCATCAGTTCCGCGAAGGCGATGTGCAGCATTGGTGGCATCCTACCGCCGGGCGCGGCGTGCGCACTCACTTCTCCGATGACTTCTTGTGGCTGCCTTACGCCGCTTGCCGCTACATCGCATGCGTGGCCGACACCGGCGTGCTGGATGAGTTGGTTCCCTTTCTGGAAGGCCGGCCCCTTAAAGCCGAGGAGGAGTCGTACTACGATTTGCCCCAACGCTCCGAAGAGTCCGCCACGCTCTATCAACACTGCGTTCGCGCCATTGAACATGGACTCACCTTCGGCCCGCATGGCCTGCCTCTCATGGGTTGCGGGGACTGGAACGATGGAATGAATCTGGTGGGCAAAGACGGGCGCGGAGAAAGCGTTTGGCTGGCGTTTTTTCTCTATGACGTGCTGATGCGGTTTGGCGATTTGGCGCGCCAGCGCAACGATACTCCATTTGCTGAGCGCTGCCTCGCCCAGGCGCGGCAACTGCAACAAAACATCGAGCAACACGCCTGGGACGGCCAGTGGTATCGCCGTGCGTATTTCGACAACGGCGAACCTTTGGGCTCGCACATGAATCCAGAATGTCAGATTGATTCCCTGTCGCAAAGCTGGGCGGTTATCAGCCGTGCGGCTAATCCCCAGCGCGCATCCCAGGCCATGGAGGCTGTGAGCGAACGGCTTGTCCGTCGCGAGGCCGGGTTGATCCAGCTTTTCGATCCGCCTTTCGATCACTCCTCCCTTAACCCGGGCTACATCAAGGCTTACATCCCCGGCGTGCGAGAAAATGGCGGCCAATACACCCATGGCGCGGTTTGGGCCATCATGGCCTTCGCGCTGATGGGAGACACCGACCGGGCTTGGGACCTATTTGCCTTGCTCAATCCCCTCCATCACGGCGCCACCGCGAGCCAAATTGCAACCTACAAAGTCGAACCCTATGTCGTGGCCGCCGACGTTTATAGCGTCGCACCTCATACCGGCCGAGGCGGTTGGACGTGGTATACGGGGTCTGCCGGTTGGATGTACCGCCTTCTGCTGGAAACGCTGCTGGGCGTGAATCTGGAAGGCAATCAACTGCGCCTGACCCCCAGCCTTCCGAAGGCGTGGAACACGTTCAGCGTCCATTACCGCTATCGCCAAACCCAATACCACATTCGCATCACCCGGACTCCTGGCGCCTTTGCGGGTAACTGCCGGCTATGGCTCGATGGCCAAGCTCTTCCTGGTAACACCTTTCCTTTGCTGGATGACTACCAGGAACATTCTGTCGAAATGCGCATTGCCAAGGGATAG
- the rpmI gene encoding 50S ribosomal protein L35, with translation MRRPKGIKTRKSVAKRFRITATGKVLFHGAGRRHLLQGKGPKRRRSLRKASILGSTDIYRIVQNLPFSH, from the coding sequence ATGAGACGGCCCAAAGGAATTAAAACCAGGAAATCTGTAGCTAAACGTTTCAGGATAACCGCTACGGGGAAAGTGCTGTTCCACGGAGCTGGCCGACGGCATTTACTGCAAGGCAAAGGGCCAAAGCGCCGACGGTCGCTGCGGAAGGCTTCGATCCTTGGATCGACGGACATTTACCGTATCGTGCAAAATCTGCCGTTCAGCCACTAA
- a CDS encoding DNA-directed RNA polymerase subunit omega codes for MNATLVKQALEKVLNPNVLVNLVSQRVRQLNYGGGDRGRPLVADIANLSAADIALREIIEDRMGWEMSEMPELTRPTGKHRRRPQHWTRT; via the coding sequence ATGAATGCTACTCTTGTCAAACAAGCCCTGGAGAAAGTCCTTAACCCCAACGTCCTGGTCAACCTGGTTTCACAACGCGTCCGCCAGTTAAACTACGGCGGTGGAGACAGGGGCAGGCCACTCGTGGCGGATATTGCCAATCTCAGCGCCGCGGACATTGCCTTGCGTGAAATCATCGAGGACAGAATGGGCTGGGAAATGTCCGAGATGCCGGAACTGACTCGTCCGACGGGAAAGCACCGTCGGCGGCCTCAGCACTGGACAAGGACTTAG